In one Vulgatibacter incomptus genomic region, the following are encoded:
- the cmk gene encoding (d)CMP kinase translates to MSDEDDVPGGGRAFLVAIDGPAGAGKSTVSRLVAERLGFTLVDTGAIYRTVALAASRAGIAFDDDDGLGRLLESLPLELRQVQGGGQAVLLGGEDVSKEIRTPAISLGASAVSARPVVRSGLLELQRRLARSAEAGAVLEGRDIGTVVFPDADAKFFLTASAEARARRRYDELVAKGEKVGFDEVLADQEKRDRSDMERPIAPLRPADDAVRIDSTSMSKDEVVDTIVAEVRRRLAAGSSRD, encoded by the coding sequence GTGAGCGACGAGGACGATGTCCCTGGGGGGGGCAGGGCGTTTCTCGTCGCCATCGACGGCCCTGCCGGAGCAGGCAAGAGCACCGTGAGCCGCCTCGTCGCAGAGCGGCTCGGGTTCACGTTGGTCGACACCGGCGCGATCTACCGAACGGTGGCCCTCGCGGCCTCGCGGGCGGGGATCGCTTTCGACGACGACGACGGGCTCGGACGCCTGCTCGAGTCGCTGCCGCTCGAGCTCCGCCAGGTGCAGGGCGGCGGCCAGGCCGTCCTCCTGGGTGGCGAGGACGTCTCGAAGGAGATCCGCACGCCCGCGATCTCCCTGGGCGCGTCCGCCGTCTCCGCGAGGCCCGTGGTCCGGAGCGGGCTCCTCGAGCTGCAGAGGCGCCTAGCCCGTAGCGCGGAGGCCGGCGCGGTCCTCGAGGGCCGCGACATCGGCACCGTCGTCTTCCCCGACGCGGACGCGAAGTTCTTCCTCACGGCTTCGGCGGAGGCCCGCGCGCGAAGGCGCTACGACGAGCTGGTGGCAAAGGGCGAGAAGGTCGGCTTCGACGAGGTCCTCGCGGACCAGGAGAAGCGCGATCGCAGCGACATGGAGCGGCCGATCGCCCCGCTGCGCCCCGCCGACGACGCGGTGCGGATCGACTCGACGTCGATGTCGAAGGACGAGGTCGTGGACACGATCGTCGCCGAGGTGCGACGACGGCTGGCGGCGGGTTCGAGCCGGGATTAG
- the glyS gene encoding glycine--tRNA ligase subunit beta, with translation MAGDLLLEIGTEEIPAAFFPSCLQDLERLIVEGLAKARLGHGTARTFGTPRRLAVWIRDVAEGQEDVSRDELGPPVKAAYDADGNPTKAALSFAQKTGVDVAKLERRATPKGEYLCARVEERGLPALEVLPGVLLEAVRGISWRKTMRWGDVQDAYARPLHWILTRFGDDVVPLRFAEVDSGGVTFGHRFLSSGPIEIGSPARYVEALRAAEVIVDPVERREAVRKAATAGAAEAGGALLADEELVEHVTWLVERPSHIVGGFDPAYLELPREVLVSEMKGHQKYFSVTNSDATALLPAFVAIANTPVKDPALARRGFERVLNARLSDGRFFFDEDRKVPLVDRVERLGKVTFQHKLGSILDKVERFRADARWLAEALGLDAAKREHVERAATLAKADLVTGMVGEFPELQGAMGREYALASGEPEEVARAIFEHYLPRGAGDVLPSSEVGAVVGIADRIDTIAGIFGIGKPPTGAADPFALRRACLGIVHVVLHAGFRFSLAALVDQALSQLEGRLTLPAGEVRGQVLDFFRARLKNLWSESHPAEVVEAVLAVGFDDVVAARDRVAAVAAMLADERFRALAEGFSRTNIVEKAGAAAAAAAVDATLFEKPAEGALYERFVSVRDAVEARLASGDYLGGLRELTALREPLDTFFLEVMVMAEDPRARGNRLRLLGELRELFGRIADFGRMDLKKAAR, from the coding sequence ATGGCCGGCGACCTGCTCCTCGAGATCGGCACGGAAGAGATCCCGGCCGCGTTTTTCCCGAGCTGCCTCCAGGATCTGGAGCGGCTGATCGTGGAGGGCCTGGCGAAGGCCCGCCTCGGCCACGGCACGGCCCGCACCTTCGGCACCCCGCGGCGGTTGGCCGTGTGGATCCGCGACGTGGCGGAGGGCCAGGAGGACGTCTCCCGCGACGAGCTGGGGCCTCCGGTGAAGGCCGCCTACGACGCGGACGGGAACCCCACGAAGGCGGCGCTCTCTTTCGCCCAGAAGACCGGCGTCGACGTCGCGAAGCTGGAGCGGCGCGCCACTCCCAAGGGCGAATACCTCTGCGCGCGCGTGGAGGAGCGGGGCCTGCCGGCCCTCGAGGTGCTCCCCGGCGTGCTCCTCGAGGCCGTTCGTGGGATCTCCTGGCGCAAGACCATGAGGTGGGGGGACGTCCAGGACGCCTACGCGCGGCCCCTCCACTGGATCCTCACCCGCTTCGGCGACGACGTGGTCCCCTTGCGCTTCGCCGAGGTGGACTCCGGCGGCGTCACTTTCGGCCACCGCTTCCTCTCCAGCGGGCCCATCGAGATCGGGTCTCCGGCCCGCTACGTCGAGGCCCTTCGCGCTGCCGAGGTCATCGTCGATCCGGTGGAGCGTCGCGAGGCTGTGAGAAAGGCTGCTACCGCGGGTGCTGCGGAGGCGGGTGGCGCGCTGCTGGCGGACGAGGAGCTCGTCGAGCACGTCACCTGGCTGGTGGAGCGGCCCTCGCACATCGTGGGCGGCTTCGACCCGGCGTATCTCGAGCTGCCGCGAGAGGTGCTCGTCTCGGAGATGAAGGGGCACCAGAAGTATTTCTCGGTGACCAACTCCGACGCTACGGCGCTCCTCCCGGCCTTCGTGGCCATCGCGAACACGCCGGTGAAGGATCCGGCTCTCGCCCGCCGAGGCTTCGAGAGGGTGCTCAACGCGCGCCTCTCCGACGGCCGTTTCTTCTTCGACGAGGACCGGAAGGTCCCGCTCGTCGACCGCGTGGAGCGCCTCGGCAAGGTCACCTTCCAGCACAAGCTGGGCAGCATCCTCGACAAGGTCGAGCGCTTCCGGGCCGACGCGCGGTGGCTCGCCGAGGCCCTCGGCCTCGACGCCGCGAAGCGCGAGCACGTCGAGCGCGCGGCAACCCTCGCGAAGGCGGACCTGGTCACCGGGATGGTCGGCGAGTTCCCCGAGCTGCAGGGGGCGATGGGGCGGGAGTACGCCCTCGCGTCCGGCGAGCCGGAGGAGGTCGCTCGCGCGATCTTCGAGCACTACCTGCCCAGGGGCGCCGGCGACGTGCTGCCGAGCAGCGAGGTCGGCGCGGTGGTCGGGATCGCGGATCGCATCGACACGATCGCGGGCATCTTCGGCATCGGCAAGCCGCCCACTGGCGCGGCAGATCCCTTCGCCCTCCGCCGGGCGTGCCTCGGGATCGTCCACGTGGTGCTCCACGCCGGCTTCCGTTTCTCGCTTGCCGCGCTCGTCGATCAGGCCCTCTCGCAGCTCGAGGGGCGGCTCACGCTCCCGGCCGGCGAGGTCAGGGGCCAGGTCCTCGACTTCTTCCGCGCGCGCCTCAAGAACCTCTGGTCGGAGTCCCATCCGGCGGAGGTGGTGGAGGCGGTGCTGGCAGTGGGCTTCGACGACGTCGTCGCGGCGCGCGATCGGGTGGCGGCGGTGGCGGCGATGCTCGCCGACGAGCGCTTCCGCGCCCTCGCCGAGGGCTTCTCGCGCACCAACATCGTCGAGAAGGCGGGGGCCGCTGCCGCTGCCGCCGCTGTCGACGCGACGCTCTTCGAGAAGCCCGCCGAGGGCGCTCTCTACGAGCGTTTCGTCTCCGTGCGGGACGCCGTCGAGGCGCGCCTGGCCTCTGGCGACTACCTTGGCGGGCTTCGCGAGCTGACCGCGCTCCGCGAACCCCTCGATACCTTCTTCCTCGAGGTCATGGTGATGGCCGAGGACCCGCGCGCGCGCGGCAATCGCCTGCGCCTGCTCGGCGAGCTGCGCGAGCTCTTCGGCCGGATCGCCGACTTCGGTCGGATGGATCTCAAGAAGGCCGCCCGGTGA
- a CDS encoding carboxypeptidase-like regulatory domain-containing protein, whose amino-acid sequence MRAPSSFFPIFLASCVVAIASFGCGGGSGSDPDGPGKPGTGGSGGGDTGGGTGGGGGPCKPKTCESEGAECGWIADGCGAILICGQCADGQTCGFAAQNRCGACQPKSCEDLALDGHRACGQQLDGCNKPIDCGSCGEGQICGDGKRNLCIEAKDGGDLGVECKTRDQACAQAGIECGAASDGCGNLIECGSCTAPATCGGTGVHGKCGSVPACEPKTCAQLGYDCGMAVDNCGTVIDCGPMACGAGKICGGGGANRCGEGGGGHHGEACPGGDLTTVTGTVYTPAGANGDPVYGALVYIPSSLGDIPAFPTAATCDRCDTQVPPRAVAHAVTGPDGKFVLTDVPSGTQPLVIQIGRWRRKVDIDIQGCQENRLTAEQTRLAKRHHEANNYDNIPMIAVSTGDVDALECVIRKMGVDDREFTNPNGTGRIHFYKGKRKAGAQISSSTPGEAQLVASVNTLMGYDAVLLACQGGETTRDAADVARLVDYTNAGGRVFATHFSRDWLRYEQPFSSSANWTGINNGFTTATGRIDTSFQKGRDFAEWLRLVGAGTNAGGNTEISITEARQSISTVASAQRWIWLPNNSDHVQHMTFNTPMALPPAQQCGRVVFSDFHVANGSFNGQTFPRECGSGGLTAQEKVLLFMLLDLASCIQSEDPRCRPACRGPATRWASSAARPVTAAAGC is encoded by the coding sequence ATGCGTGCTCCCTCGAGCTTTTTCCCCATTTTTTTGGCGTCGTGCGTTGTCGCCATCGCCTCGTTCGGTTGCGGTGGAGGCTCCGGTTCGGACCCGGATGGACCCGGGAAGCCGGGGACCGGTGGCTCCGGCGGCGGTGACACCGGCGGCGGCACCGGCGGGGGCGGCGGGCCCTGCAAGCCCAAGACGTGCGAGTCGGAAGGGGCCGAGTGCGGATGGATCGCCGACGGCTGCGGTGCGATCCTGATCTGCGGCCAGTGTGCGGACGGGCAGACGTGCGGGTTCGCGGCGCAGAACCGCTGCGGCGCGTGCCAGCCCAAGAGCTGCGAGGATCTCGCGCTCGACGGCCACAGGGCCTGCGGCCAGCAGCTCGACGGTTGCAACAAGCCGATCGACTGCGGCAGCTGCGGCGAGGGCCAGATCTGCGGCGACGGTAAGCGCAACCTCTGCATCGAGGCAAAGGACGGCGGCGATCTCGGCGTCGAGTGCAAGACCCGGGACCAGGCCTGCGCCCAGGCGGGGATCGAGTGCGGCGCCGCCTCCGACGGCTGCGGAAACCTGATCGAGTGCGGGAGCTGCACGGCCCCGGCCACCTGCGGCGGCACCGGCGTTCACGGAAAGTGTGGGAGCGTCCCCGCCTGCGAGCCGAAGACCTGCGCGCAGCTCGGCTACGACTGCGGCATGGCCGTGGACAACTGCGGAACCGTCATCGACTGCGGCCCGATGGCCTGCGGCGCCGGCAAGATCTGCGGCGGCGGCGGCGCCAACCGCTGCGGCGAAGGGGGAGGCGGCCATCACGGCGAGGCGTGCCCTGGCGGCGACCTGACCACCGTCACGGGGACGGTCTACACGCCCGCCGGCGCCAACGGCGATCCCGTCTACGGCGCCCTCGTCTACATCCCCAGCAGCCTCGGCGACATCCCGGCGTTCCCGACCGCCGCGACCTGTGACCGCTGCGACACCCAGGTCCCGCCGCGGGCGGTGGCCCACGCGGTGACGGGCCCGGACGGAAAGTTCGTCCTCACCGACGTCCCCTCCGGTACGCAGCCCCTCGTGATCCAGATCGGCCGGTGGCGCCGCAAGGTGGACATCGACATCCAGGGCTGCCAGGAGAACCGGCTGACGGCCGAGCAGACGCGCCTCGCGAAGAGGCACCACGAGGCCAACAACTACGACAACATCCCGATGATCGCGGTCTCCACCGGCGACGTGGACGCCCTCGAGTGCGTGATCCGGAAGATGGGCGTCGACGACCGCGAGTTCACCAATCCGAACGGGACCGGGCGGATCCACTTCTACAAGGGGAAGAGGAAGGCCGGCGCGCAGATCTCGAGCAGCACGCCGGGCGAGGCCCAGCTCGTCGCGAGCGTGAACACGCTCATGGGCTACGACGCGGTGCTCCTGGCCTGCCAGGGCGGCGAGACGACCCGCGACGCGGCCGACGTCGCCCGGCTGGTCGACTACACGAACGCGGGCGGCCGCGTCTTCGCCACGCACTTCAGCCGGGACTGGCTGCGCTACGAGCAGCCGTTCAGCTCGAGCGCCAACTGGACGGGGATCAACAACGGCTTCACTACGGCCACCGGGCGGATTGACACCTCGTTCCAGAAGGGGCGGGATTTCGCAGAGTGGCTCCGGCTCGTGGGCGCGGGCACCAACGCCGGTGGGAACACGGAGATCTCGATCACCGAGGCTCGCCAGAGCATCTCGACGGTGGCCTCCGCCCAGCGCTGGATCTGGCTCCCCAACAACAGCGACCACGTCCAGCACATGACCTTCAACACGCCGATGGCGCTCCCGCCTGCGCAGCAGTGCGGGCGCGTGGTCTTCAGCGACTTCCACGTGGCGAACGGCAGCTTCAATGGACAGACGTTCCCGCGGGAGTGCGGCAGCGGCGGCCTCACCGCCCAGGAGAAGGTCCTCCTCTTCATGCTCCTCGACCTCGCCTCGTGCATCCAGAGCGAGGACCCCCGGTGCCGACCTGCGTGCCGCGGACCTGCAACGAGATGGGCTTCGAGTGCGGCGCGGCCGGTGACGGCTGCGGCGGGGTGCTGA
- the hisC gene encoding histidinol-phosphate transaminase translates to MSLVPSFISSLSPYVPGKPIEETEREYGIKNAVKLASNENPLGPSPKAMEAIARALPKMHLYPDGASFYFKNRLADFLKVTPAELMLGNGSNELIEFLIRTFVHGDDELLISAGTFVVYKISAQAVGRKFVEVPMKERHYDLEAMAAAVTPKTRLVFIANPDNPTGSYQTEAALVRFLESVGEKVLVVMDEAYFEYVQAADYPNTMALRARFPNLIILRTFSKAYGLAGMRLGYGIARPELVDFVNRVRAPFNVSVIAQAGGIAALDDQEHVRRTVELNRKGLDQLTAELPGLGLSLTPSQSNFMLVDFHRPAMPLFEALLREGVITRPMGGYGFHSSLRINTGTEQDHEKLLGALKKVLSA, encoded by the coding sequence ATGTCTCTCGTCCCGTCCTTCATCAGCAGCCTCTCCCCCTACGTCCCCGGCAAGCCGATCGAGGAGACCGAGCGCGAGTACGGCATCAAGAACGCCGTCAAGCTGGCCTCGAACGAGAACCCGCTCGGGCCGTCGCCCAAGGCGATGGAGGCGATCGCCCGTGCGCTGCCCAAGATGCACCTCTACCCGGACGGCGCGAGCTTCTACTTCAAGAACCGGCTGGCGGACTTCCTCAAGGTGACCCCGGCCGAGCTCATGCTGGGCAACGGCTCGAACGAGCTCATCGAGTTCCTGATCCGCACCTTCGTCCACGGGGACGACGAGCTGCTGATCTCCGCGGGCACCTTCGTCGTCTACAAGATCTCGGCGCAGGCGGTGGGCCGGAAGTTCGTCGAGGTGCCGATGAAGGAGCGGCACTACGACCTCGAGGCGATGGCGGCTGCGGTCACGCCGAAGACCCGCCTCGTCTTCATCGCCAACCCCGACAACCCCACGGGCAGCTACCAGACCGAGGCCGCGCTCGTCCGGTTCCTGGAGTCGGTCGGCGAGAAGGTCCTGGTCGTCATGGACGAGGCCTACTTCGAGTACGTCCAGGCCGCCGACTATCCGAACACCATGGCGCTCCGCGCCCGCTTCCCCAACCTCATCATCCTCCGGACCTTCTCGAAGGCCTACGGCCTCGCGGGCATGCGCCTGGGCTACGGCATCGCCCGGCCGGAGCTCGTCGACTTCGTGAACCGGGTCCGCGCGCCCTTCAACGTCTCGGTGATCGCCCAGGCAGGCGGGATCGCGGCGCTGGACGATCAGGAGCACGTGCGCCGCACGGTGGAGCTGAACCGGAAGGGGCTCGACCAGCTCACCGCCGAGCTCCCGGGCCTCGGGTTGTCCCTCACGCCGTCGCAGTCGAATTTCATGCTCGTGGACTTCCACCGTCCGGCCATGCCGCTCTTCGAGGCGCTCCTGCGCGAGGGCGTGATCACCCGTCCGATGGGGGGCTATGGCTTCCACTCCAGCCTGCGCATCAACACGGGCACCGAGCAGGACCACGAGAAGCTCCTCGGCGCTCTGAAGAAGGTCCTCTCGGCGTGA
- a CDS encoding 30S ribosomal protein S1, translated as MSIDTQGHTEEHEESFAELFEASLKERGGEGVLKEGEVVKGTVIQVTKDFAIVDVGYKSEGQVPLAEFTNAKGETLVKVGDPVEVLLESRENETGMVVLSKEKADKMRIWDEISAACERDELVHGMIVGRVKGGLSVDIGVKAFLPGSQVDIRPVRNLDQFIGKDFDFKVIKFNKKRGNIVLSRRVLLEKQREELKKDTLLKLKEGAILKGVVKNLTDYGAFIDLGGIDGLLHITDMSWGRVGHPSEVFNVGDEVRVVVLKFDPQTERVSLGLKQIQEDPWHRADEKYPVGTRVKGKIVSLTDYGAFIEIEQGVEGLVHVSEMSWTKRVKHPSKLVNVGDEVEAVVLDIDPKAKRIALGMKQIEPNPWTLLEDKYPIGSVIKGQIRNVTDFGVFVGVEEGIDGLVHVSDISWTQRIKHPGEIFKKGDEVEAVVLNIDVENERFSLGIKQLHQDPWDTLAERSPIGSVVKGKVTKVTDFGAFVEIEEGIEGLVHVSELREERVEKPSDVVKEGDELEVKIIDINTVDRKIALSAKAVLSGEADYRDYMRHQGGDMGKARLGDLMKKFNR; from the coding sequence ATGAGCATTGATACCCAGGGTCACACGGAAGAACACGAAGAGAGCTTTGCGGAGCTGTTCGAGGCCTCGCTCAAGGAGCGTGGCGGCGAGGGCGTCCTCAAGGAGGGCGAGGTCGTCAAGGGGACCGTGATCCAGGTCACCAAGGACTTCGCCATCGTCGACGTCGGCTACAAGTCCGAAGGGCAGGTCCCGCTCGCGGAGTTCACCAACGCCAAGGGCGAGACTCTCGTCAAGGTCGGTGATCCGGTCGAGGTGCTGCTCGAGTCGCGCGAGAACGAGACCGGCATGGTCGTCCTCTCCAAGGAGAAGGCCGACAAGATGCGGATCTGGGACGAGATCTCGGCCGCGTGCGAGCGCGACGAGCTGGTCCACGGCATGATCGTCGGGCGCGTGAAGGGCGGCCTCTCCGTCGACATCGGCGTGAAGGCGTTCCTCCCCGGTTCGCAGGTCGACATCCGCCCGGTGCGGAACCTCGATCAGTTCATCGGCAAGGACTTCGACTTCAAGGTCATCAAGTTCAACAAGAAGCGCGGCAACATCGTGCTCTCCCGCCGGGTCCTCCTCGAGAAGCAGCGTGAGGAGCTCAAGAAGGACACGCTCCTCAAGCTCAAGGAAGGCGCGATCCTCAAGGGTGTGGTCAAGAACCTCACCGACTACGGCGCCTTCATCGACCTCGGCGGCATCGACGGCCTCCTCCACATCACCGACATGTCTTGGGGCCGCGTCGGCCACCCGAGCGAGGTCTTCAACGTCGGTGACGAGGTTCGCGTCGTCGTCCTCAAGTTCGACCCGCAGACCGAGCGCGTCTCCCTGGGCCTCAAGCAGATCCAGGAGGACCCCTGGCACCGCGCCGACGAGAAGTACCCGGTCGGCACCCGCGTCAAGGGCAAGATCGTCTCGCTCACCGACTACGGCGCCTTCATCGAGATCGAGCAGGGCGTCGAGGGTCTGGTTCACGTCTCCGAGATGTCTTGGACCAAGCGGGTCAAGCACCCGTCCAAGCTCGTCAACGTGGGCGACGAGGTCGAGGCGGTCGTTCTCGACATCGACCCGAAGGCGAAGCGCATCGCCCTCGGCATGAAGCAGATCGAGCCGAACCCCTGGACGCTCCTCGAGGACAAGTACCCGATCGGCTCCGTCATCAAGGGCCAGATCCGCAACGTCACCGACTTCGGCGTCTTCGTGGGCGTCGAGGAAGGCATCGACGGCCTCGTGCACGTGTCCGACATCTCGTGGACGCAGCGCATCAAGCACCCCGGCGAGATCTTCAAGAAGGGTGACGAGGTCGAGGCGGTCGTTCTCAACATCGACGTCGAGAACGAGCGGTTCAGCCTGGGCATCAAGCAGCTCCACCAGGATCCCTGGGACACGCTCGCCGAGCGCAGCCCCATCGGCTCCGTGGTGAAGGGCAAGGTCACCAAGGTCACCGACTTCGGCGCCTTCGTGGAGATCGAGGAAGGGATCGAAGGCCTCGTCCACGTCTCCGAGCTCCGCGAGGAGCGGGTGGAGAAGCCCTCCGACGTGGTCAAGGAAGGCGACGAGCTCGAGGTCAAGATCATCGACATCAACACCGTCGACCGGAAGATCGCGCTCTCCGCCAAGGCCGTGCTCAGCGGCGAGGCCGACTACCGTGACTACATGCGCCACCAGGGTGGCGACATGGGCAAGGCCCGCCTCGGCGACCTGATGAAGAAGTTCAACCGCTAG
- the glyQ gene encoding glycine--tRNA ligase subunit alpha, whose product MTFQDLILTLQRYWASRGCILGQAYDSEVGAGTFNPQTFLRALGPEPWKVAYVQPSRRPADGRYGENPNRLYQHHQFQVLLKPSPKNVQELYLGSLRAIGIDPLEHDIRFVHDDWESPTLGAWGLGWEVWCDGMEITQFTYFQQAGGIELRPVSVELTYGLERICMYLQNKSNVFDIDFGGGISYGEVFRANEVEMSTYSFQASDHPMLFGLFETYEAECKRLLEKELPLPAYDYALKCSHAFNNLDAGGAISVTERQGYILRVRNLSRACAEGYLAMRERLGFPLLQSAWAKSEDR is encoded by the coding sequence CTGACCTTCCAGGATCTCATCCTCACGCTGCAGCGGTACTGGGCGAGCCGCGGCTGCATCCTCGGGCAGGCCTACGACTCCGAGGTCGGCGCCGGCACGTTCAATCCCCAGACCTTCCTGCGCGCCTTGGGGCCCGAGCCGTGGAAGGTCGCCTACGTGCAGCCCTCGCGCAGGCCGGCGGACGGCCGATACGGCGAGAACCCGAACCGCCTCTACCAGCACCACCAGTTCCAGGTGCTCCTCAAGCCGTCTCCCAAGAACGTGCAGGAGCTCTACCTGGGCTCGCTCCGCGCGATCGGGATCGATCCCCTCGAGCACGACATCCGTTTCGTCCACGACGACTGGGAGTCGCCCACCCTCGGCGCATGGGGCCTCGGCTGGGAGGTCTGGTGCGACGGGATGGAGATCACCCAGTTCACCTACTTCCAGCAGGCGGGCGGGATCGAGCTCCGGCCGGTGAGCGTGGAGCTCACCTACGGCCTCGAGCGGATCTGCATGTACCTGCAGAACAAATCGAACGTCTTCGACATCGATTTCGGCGGCGGGATCTCCTACGGCGAGGTCTTCCGGGCCAACGAGGTGGAGATGTCCACCTACTCGTTCCAGGCCTCCGATCACCCGATGCTCTTCGGCCTCTTCGAGACCTACGAGGCGGAGTGCAAGAGGCTCCTCGAGAAGGAGCTCCCGCTCCCGGCGTACGACTACGCCCTCAAGTGCTCGCACGCCTTCAACAACCTGGACGCGGGCGGCGCGATCAGCGTCACCGAGCGCCAGGGCTACATCCTCCGCGTGCGCAACCTCTCCCGCGCCTGCGCGGAGGGCTACCTCGCCATGCGTGAGCGGCTCGGCTTCCCCCTGCTGCAGTCTGCCTGGGCAAAGTCGGAGGATCGCTGA
- the ispH gene encoding 4-hydroxy-3-methylbut-2-enyl diphosphate reductase has protein sequence MRITIARTAGFCWGVRRTVNKVLETTADAKAPVATLGPVIHNPQVIAKFESQGVKVYERVEDVPDDTTLIIRTHGAVVPQQALAKERKLDVIDGTCPYVKFPQVMAQRLSRDGYHLIIVGDANHAEIKGVASYAEGPYTILRTGAEIPALPGVKKVAVISQTTNDSTYFKKVVGEASLRFREVRALNTICYDTGERQTEVRELCEKVEVLIVVGGKMSANTRHLAEIGAEFLPHERVHHVERSDELDVSWFHGFREIGISAGASTPDDVIDDVARAIAAFAPDGAAERRFHSPSFEPTHANR, from the coding sequence ATGAGGATCACCATCGCGAGGACTGCGGGTTTCTGCTGGGGCGTGCGGCGCACCGTGAACAAGGTGCTCGAGACCACGGCGGACGCCAAGGCGCCCGTGGCGACCCTCGGCCCGGTGATTCACAACCCCCAGGTCATCGCCAAGTTCGAGTCGCAGGGCGTCAAGGTCTACGAGCGGGTCGAGGACGTCCCGGACGACACCACCCTGATCATCCGGACGCACGGCGCGGTGGTCCCCCAGCAGGCGCTCGCGAAGGAGCGCAAGCTCGACGTCATCGACGGCACGTGCCCGTACGTGAAGTTCCCGCAGGTGATGGCCCAGCGCCTCTCCCGGGACGGCTACCACCTGATCATCGTCGGCGACGCGAACCACGCCGAGATCAAGGGCGTCGCCTCCTACGCCGAGGGCCCCTACACGATCCTCCGCACCGGCGCGGAGATCCCCGCGCTTCCTGGCGTGAAGAAGGTCGCGGTGATCTCCCAGACCACCAACGACTCCACCTACTTCAAGAAGGTCGTGGGCGAGGCTTCCCTGAGGTTCCGCGAGGTGAGGGCCCTCAACACGATCTGCTACGACACCGGCGAGCGGCAGACCGAGGTGCGGGAGCTCTGCGAGAAGGTCGAGGTCCTGATCGTCGTAGGCGGGAAGATGAGCGCCAACACCCGGCACCTCGCGGAGATCGGGGCGGAGTTCCTTCCGCACGAGCGGGTCCACCACGTGGAGCGCTCGGACGAGCTGGATGTCAGCTGGTTCCACGGCTTCCGCGAGATCGGGATCTCGGCGGGCGCTTCTACCCCGGACGACGTGATCGACGACGTGGCCAGGGCGATCGCGGCCTTCGCGCCGGACGGGGCAGCGGAGCGCCGGTTCCACAGCCCATCGTTCGAGCCGACGCACGCCAATCGTTGA
- a CDS encoding acetyl-CoA carboxylase carboxyltransferase subunit alpha, whose amino-acid sequence MSHYALEFEKPLLELESKIEELKQLSAAGTADFADELVKLEKKSKKLQKEIFADLSRWQIVQLSRHQARPYTLDYVRHLFTDFVELHGDRRFGEDPAIVGGFARFDGEPVLVIGHQKGRSTKENMQRNFGMPRPEGYRKALRLMELAERFRRPILTFIDTAGAYPGIGAEERGQAEAIAYNLEVMARLTVPVICTVIGEGGSGGAIALGVGNRVLMLEFGVYSVISPEACSSILYRDPTKAEKAADALRLTARDLKGFNIVDEVVPEAPGGAHRDHAKTAENVGEAMRRHLAELRKLSPEQLVADRYARFRALGVFDEEVV is encoded by the coding sequence ATGAGCCATTACGCGCTGGAGTTCGAGAAGCCCCTGCTCGAGCTCGAATCGAAGATCGAGGAGCTGAAGCAGCTCTCCGCCGCCGGTACCGCCGACTTCGCGGACGAGCTCGTGAAGCTCGAGAAGAAGTCGAAGAAGCTCCAGAAGGAGATCTTCGCAGACCTGAGCCGCTGGCAGATCGTGCAGCTCTCCCGGCACCAGGCCCGGCCCTATACCCTCGACTACGTCCGCCACCTCTTCACGGACTTCGTCGAGCTCCACGGCGATCGGCGCTTCGGCGAGGATCCGGCGATCGTCGGCGGCTTCGCGCGCTTCGACGGCGAGCCGGTCCTGGTGATCGGTCACCAGAAGGGCCGCTCCACCAAGGAGAACATGCAGCGCAACTTCGGGATGCCGCGTCCCGAGGGGTACCGGAAGGCGCTGCGGCTCATGGAGCTGGCCGAGCGTTTCCGCCGCCCGATCCTGACCTTCATCGACACCGCTGGCGCGTATCCCGGGATCGGGGCCGAGGAGCGGGGCCAGGCCGAGGCGATCGCGTACAACCTCGAGGTGATGGCCCGCCTCACGGTCCCCGTGATCTGCACCGTGATCGGCGAGGGAGGCTCCGGCGGCGCCATCGCCCTCGGCGTGGGCAACCGGGTGCTGATGCTCGAGTTCGGCGTGTACTCCGTGATCAGCCCGGAGGCCTGCTCGTCGATCCTCTACCGGGATCCGACCAAGGCCGAGAAGGCCGCCGACGCGCTCCGCTTGACCGCCCGCGACCTGAAGGGCTTCAACATCGTCGACGAGGTGGTCCCCGAGGCCCCTGGCGGCGCCCACCGCGACCACGCGAAGACCGCGGAGAACGTCGGGGAGGCGATGCGCCGCCACCTCGCGGAGCTGCGCAAGCTGTCGCCCGAGCAGCTCGTGGCCGACCGCTACGCGCGGTTCCGCGCCCTCGGCGTCTTCGATGAGGAAGTGGTCTGA